A region of Candidatus Paceibacterota bacterium DNA encodes the following proteins:
- a CDS encoding HAD-IC family P-type ATPase gives MKNNSSHQWHTLSEEEVLQILQTDRNQGLSAGTVSSRTISYGENKLTQEKVRGVFGLMLNQFGNPLVFILLVAGLLTLFLREYLDALVIVVALFINVAVGTLQERRASQAFNKLNASQSKEATVLRDGRRMVVPAISIVPGDVVILEGGMSAPADMRLIHDRDMYMNEAALTGEWVSVRKDAGQIHKEATPLAERDNMVWMGTLVASGYGTGVVVKTGDETEVGGIASGLQLVEVRRTPLQQNVRYIARFLLYVILGATALIFLLGVFHGETIVDMLLITVAIAIASMPEGLPAAVTVVLAVGMESILKRGGLVRNLLAAETLGSTTIILTDKTGTLTEAKMSVSGLYTLEGMDHKNTDSIGDNYTLLRSAILASDAFIERREGSAGEEEEEQIIIHGRPVEKALVSAGVDVGILQEGIFRESPRLDFLQFESRRRFAASLHSGEGKTSNVLYVSGAPEPLLERSTHLLYEGKSRRLTPESRERFMRWQQSMSADGYRFIALAKRDVGFDVIPTNDPDEAVLQGLVFIGLIAFSDPVRADVAESIREVRSAGVRVVMVTGDNAKTARQIALETGIADEESGVLTGSDIERLSDEELYDAVMHTPIFARVLPEHKLHITRVLKDHGEVVAMTGDGVNDAPALMSADIGIAVGSGTEVAKAASDIVLINNSFSIITGAIKEGRRIIDNLKKIVSYLLSTGFSEIIVIGSALAVGAPLPFLPGQILWANIVEEGFMSFAFAFEGAERGVMRRDPRDNLSKRILTTRVKELIAIIAVVTSVFLVALYFFLLSLNLPIDEVRTFMFIALSLDSIFFAFSFKNLHYPIWKIRLFSNTYLFRALIVSTVLLVGAATLPPLQKLLSLVPLSLFEWIALVGVGLFNLLVIETTKYFLFERRKRG, from the coding sequence ATGAAAAACAACTCGTCACACCAGTGGCACACACTCTCTGAAGAAGAGGTCCTACAGATACTCCAAACTGATCGCAACCAGGGCCTTTCGGCGGGAACAGTTTCTTCTCGCACTATCTCCTACGGGGAGAACAAACTGACCCAGGAGAAAGTGCGTGGAGTCTTTGGCTTGATGTTGAATCAGTTTGGGAACCCGTTGGTCTTTATCTTGCTTGTGGCGGGGCTCCTCACGCTCTTTTTGCGAGAGTATCTTGATGCGCTCGTCATCGTGGTGGCGCTTTTCATAAATGTTGCCGTGGGAACTCTTCAGGAGCGTCGTGCGTCGCAGGCATTCAACAAGCTCAACGCATCACAAAGCAAAGAAGCAACCGTGTTGCGTGACGGACGGCGCATGGTCGTCCCCGCAATCAGTATTGTTCCTGGGGACGTGGTGATTCTGGAAGGTGGCATGTCCGCTCCCGCTGACATGCGCCTGATACATGACCGGGACATGTATATGAACGAGGCGGCGCTTACGGGGGAATGGGTTTCTGTGCGAAAGGATGCCGGTCAAATCCACAAGGAAGCGACACCTCTTGCTGAGCGGGACAATATGGTGTGGATGGGAACACTCGTCGCTTCCGGTTATGGAACGGGGGTTGTGGTCAAGACTGGAGACGAGACCGAAGTTGGTGGTATTGCCTCAGGACTCCAGTTGGTTGAGGTTCGTCGTACGCCGCTACAGCAGAATGTCCGGTACATCGCTCGTTTCCTCTTGTATGTGATCCTTGGCGCGACAGCGCTCATCTTTCTCCTTGGGGTATTCCACGGAGAGACGATTGTCGACATGCTCCTGATCACAGTCGCGATTGCGATCGCCTCAATGCCTGAGGGGTTGCCGGCAGCGGTTACTGTTGTGCTTGCGGTCGGTATGGAATCAATCTTGAAGCGGGGTGGTCTGGTGCGTAATCTCCTTGCTGCCGAGACATTGGGTTCAACAACGATCATTCTTACCGACAAGACAGGGACGCTCACTGAGGCGAAGATGAGTGTGAGTGGTCTCTATACTCTTGAGGGGATGGACCACAAGAACACAGATTCGATTGGAGATAATTACACCCTCCTTAGGTCAGCCATATTGGCATCTGATGCATTTATCGAGCGACGTGAAGGGTCTGCCGGGGAAGAGGAGGAAGAGCAGATTATCATCCACGGTCGACCTGTAGAGAAAGCGCTCGTGTCTGCCGGAGTAGATGTGGGCATCTTGCAAGAGGGTATTTTCCGAGAATCGCCGCGACTTGATTTTTTGCAGTTTGAGTCACGGCGGCGTTTTGCGGCGTCTCTTCATAGCGGAGAAGGGAAGACGTCGAACGTCTTGTATGTAAGTGGCGCACCGGAGCCGCTCTTGGAGCGGTCAACACACCTGCTCTATGAAGGGAAGTCGCGTCGCCTCACTCCTGAGTCAAGAGAGCGGTTTATGCGCTGGCAGCAATCAATGAGTGCTGACGGGTATCGATTTATTGCGCTTGCTAAGCGAGATGTTGGGTTTGATGTGATTCCGACCAATGATCCGGATGAAGCGGTCTTACAGGGTCTTGTGTTTATTGGTCTGATCGCTTTTTCCGACCCGGTACGTGCCGACGTTGCCGAGTCAATCCGCGAAGTGCGTAGTGCTGGTGTGCGGGTGGTTATGGTAACGGGAGACAACGCAAAGACCGCGCGGCAAATTGCGCTTGAGACCGGGATAGCCGACGAGGAGAGCGGGGTACTTACCGGCAGTGACATTGAACGGCTTTCTGACGAAGAATTGTACGATGCGGTTATGCATACGCCGATCTTCGCGCGCGTACTCCCTGAACACAAGCTGCATATCACCCGCGTCCTCAAGGACCACGGTGAGGTGGTTGCGATGACCGGTGATGGGGTAAATGACGCACCAGCGCTTATGAGCGCGGATATCGGCATTGCGGTTGGAAGTGGCACTGAGGTGGCAAAGGCAGCGAGTGACATTGTATTGATCAATAATAGTTTTTCGATTATTACGGGTGCGATCAAAGAAGGGCGGCGGATTATTGATAATCTTAAGAAGATCGTTTCATACCTGCTCTCAACCGGGTTTAGTGAGATTATTGTAATCGGAAGTGCGCTCGCTGTTGGTGCACCGCTTCCATTTTTGCCAGGGCAGATCCTTTGGGCAAATATTGTCGAGGAAGGCTTCATGAGTTTTGCGTTTGCGTTTGAGGGTGCTGAGCGAGGTGTTATGCGTCGCGATCCACGCGATAATCTTTCGAAACGAATCCTTACCACTCGGGTAAAAGAGTTGATCGCCATCATTGCAGTTGTTACCAGTGTCTTCTTGGTCGCGCTCTACTTCTTCTTGCTCTCGCTTAACCTTCCTATTGATGAGGTGCGCACCTTCATGTTTATTGCATTGTCACTTGATTCGATATTCTTTGCCTTCTCGTTCAAGAACCTGCATTATCCGATCTGGAAGATACGTCTCTTTAGCAATACGTACCTCTTTCGTGCGCTTATCGTAAGTACCGTACTCCTCGTTGGTGCGGCAACGCTGCCACCGCTTCAGAAGCTCCTCTCGCTCGTTCCGCTATCACTTTTTGAGTGGATAGCTCTTGTGGGAGTCGGCCTGTTCAACCTTCTTGTTATTGAAACCACCAAATATTTCTTGTTTGAGCGGCGCAAGAGAGGGTGA
- a CDS encoding calcium/sodium antiporter, translating into MAFELLLFIVGFAILITSARILVSGAVSIARILKISSWVIGIVIVGLGTSIPELAVSISSSFAGNNIGIGAIIGGNTFNLLVILGLVAAFSPIFIRREWYKDIFINIGAVFASSLVVLLPILGDQDFVGITRLEGVLLSVIFVIWFVFMLKRKAIEGDEGDYQVFATFASVVMLFVGMIGVFVGGQWVVSGAEAIAHFLSVSPVIIGLTVVGVGTSLPELTVSLVALMKRQKGIAVGNIIGSNIFGFLGILGITGLIKPIAVIEHIALDIIIAVIVAVVVAVLALFTGERGVLSRREGILLVLSYFVYLFLIMMNI; encoded by the coding sequence ATGGCATTCGAACTTCTACTTTTTATTGTTGGTTTTGCGATCCTTATCACGAGTGCGCGCATCCTCGTTAGTGGTGCTGTCTCGATTGCGCGCATCCTCAAGATCTCTTCATGGGTCATTGGAATCGTAATTGTTGGTCTTGGCACTTCGATTCCTGAACTTGCGGTAAGTATCTCATCTTCATTTGCGGGGAACAATATCGGCATTGGGGCGATCATTGGCGGGAACACCTTCAATCTGCTCGTCATTCTGGGATTGGTAGCGGCCTTCTCTCCCATCTTTATACGGCGGGAGTGGTATAAAGATATCTTCATTAATATTGGTGCGGTCTTTGCGTCCTCGCTAGTTGTGCTGTTGCCGATCCTGGGTGACCAAGATTTTGTGGGGATCACACGTCTCGAGGGTGTGCTGCTCTCTGTAATATTCGTGATCTGGTTCGTCTTTATGCTTAAACGCAAAGCAATTGAGGGTGACGAGGGAGACTATCAGGTGTTTGCAACATTTGCCTCAGTAGTGATGCTCTTTGTGGGGATGATTGGAGTTTTCGTTGGTGGTCAGTGGGTCGTCTCTGGAGCTGAGGCGATAGCTCATTTTCTCTCGGTGTCGCCGGTTATCATTGGGCTTACTGTGGTCGGTGTCGGCACCTCTCTTCCGGAGTTGACGGTCTCGCTTGTTGCACTAATGAAACGACAGAAAGGAATCGCGGTTGGTAATATTATCGGTTCAAATATATTCGGATTTCTTGGTATCTTGGGTATCACAGGGCTCATTAAACCAATTGCGGTCATTGAACACATCGCGCTCGATATCATCATTGCTGTCATCGTTGCGGTTGTTGTCGCAGTTCTCGCGCTCTTCACTGGCGAGCGCGGCGTGCTTTCTCGCAGAGAAGGAATCCTTCTTGTATTGAGTTATTTTGTATACCTCTTTCTTATTATGATGAATATATAG
- a CDS encoding DNA-3-methyladenine glycosylase, translated as MNKELTPTFFARPTPTVAEELLGKILVRRICGKEYRHLITEVEAYDGFEDKASHAHRGKTARNEVMFREAGTIYVYLTYGMHYMLNIVTGPLEYPAAVLIRGVSEINGPGRLTKKLSITRTLNRKQLGKDAGLWVEDRGVKIKKDDIVRTPRIGIRSAEEWTEKPYRFVVKD; from the coding sequence ATGAATAAAGAACTGACACCAACATTCTTCGCACGTCCGACACCTACTGTGGCGGAGGAGCTCCTTGGAAAGATCTTGGTGCGGAGGATCTGCGGGAAAGAATATAGGCACCTGATCACTGAAGTCGAGGCGTACGATGGTTTTGAGGATAAAGCGTCGCACGCTCATCGTGGGAAGACGGCGCGCAACGAGGTGATGTTCCGTGAGGCGGGGACTATTTATGTGTACCTCACGTATGGCATGCACTATATGCTCAATATTGTTACGGGGCCGTTGGAGTATCCGGCCGCGGTCCTCATTCGAGGTGTCTCAGAGATCAATGGACCAGGGCGGCTTACCAAAAAACTGAGTATCACTCGTACACTCAATAGGAAGCAGTTGGGTAAAGACGCGGGTCTGTGGGTCGAAGACCGGGGGGTAAAGATCAAGAAAGATGATATCGTACGTACTCCACGTATCGGTATCCGCTCTGCTGAGGAGTGGACGGAGAAACCGTATCGCTTTGTTGTTAAAGACTAA
- a CDS encoding GatB/YqeY domain-containing protein produces MLSQDIRSELTVAMKARDEVRLRVLRGLLAAFTNELVAKKQKPDAQISDDDALAVIKRAVKQRQDSIEQFEKGGRADLADVERAELEILEAYLPETMSKDAIEEVARAKKEELGVSDKSKMGILMGAVMAELKGKVDGKDVKDVVESILA; encoded by the coding sequence ATGTTATCTCAAGATATCCGAAGTGAATTGACTGTAGCAATGAAAGCGCGCGATGAGGTCCGTCTGCGAGTTCTTCGTGGACTTCTTGCAGCGTTCACCAACGAGCTTGTCGCAAAAAAACAGAAGCCGGACGCGCAGATCTCTGACGACGACGCACTCGCGGTTATTAAGCGCGCAGTAAAGCAGCGACAAGATTCTATCGAGCAATTTGAAAAAGGCGGTCGTGCTGATCTTGCGGATGTTGAGCGTGCTGAGCTCGAGATACTTGAAGCCTACCTCCCTGAGACAATGAGCAAAGACGCAATCGAGGAAGTCGCCCGCGCTAAGAAAGAAGAACTTGGGGTCAGCGATAAATCAAAGATGGGTATCCTTATGGGGGCGGTCATGGCAGAGCTCAAGGGCAAAGTAGACGGCAAAGACGTCAAAGATGTCGTGGAAAGCATTCTCGCGTAG
- the truB gene encoding tRNA pseudouridine(55) synthase TruB produces MEETNNILLIDKPRGISSFDVIRRLRRRLGVKKMGHAGTLDPLASGLMLIGVGEATKKLNDLIGLPKTYVADVLVGERRSTGDREGEVIESKTVEYLKEEDVQNALRSMVGVLRLPVPVYSAVKMGGKRLYKEARAGREVTPPLRDMEVYCAELEKIEVSAGRATLRILFDVASGVYIRSLAEELGRKLGYPATINDLRRTKVGEFNVEDAERLE; encoded by the coding sequence ATGGAAGAGACAAACAACATCCTTCTTATTGATAAACCAAGAGGCATCTCCTCATTTGACGTTATCAGACGACTCAGAAGGCGGCTCGGCGTGAAGAAGATGGGGCATGCAGGGACACTCGACCCGCTCGCAAGTGGTCTGATGCTGATTGGGGTTGGGGAGGCGACAAAGAAGCTCAACGATCTGATCGGGCTTCCTAAAACTTATGTTGCTGACGTGCTTGTTGGGGAGCGGCGAAGCACAGGAGACAGGGAAGGGGAGGTGATCGAGAGCAAGACGGTTGAATATCTAAAAGAAGAAGATGTGCAAAATGCTCTAAGAAGTATGGTTGGTGTGTTGCGGCTTCCAGTTCCTGTTTACTCAGCGGTAAAGATGGGTGGGAAGCGTCTCTACAAGGAGGCGCGCGCAGGTAGAGAGGTTACCCCGCCGCTTCGTGACATGGAGGTGTATTGCGCCGAGTTAGAGAAAATCGAGGTGAGTGCGGGAAGGGCGACTTTGCGCATCCTGTTTGACGTGGCAAGTGGTGTCTACATCCGCTCGCTTGCCGAAGAGCTTGGTCGTAAGCTCGGATACCCCGCGACTATCAACGACCTGCGCCGTACGAAAGTTGGCGAGTTTAATGTCGAGGATGCTGAGCGCCTCGAGTGA